A genomic window from Pseudomonas leptonychotis includes:
- a CDS encoding DNA adenine methylase: MSTPIFPWMGGKRRMAKHILPEFPDHECYVEPFCGGAALFFMKEPSRVEVINDFDGEVVNLYRVVAHHLEELVRHFKWSLVSRVMFDWANMQIPVTLTDIQRAARFFYLQQSCFGAKPTGRTFGTATTSPPKLNLLRIEEKLSEAHLRLARTTIEHLDWKECIRRYDRDHTLFYLDPPYWETAGYAPGAFNFDQYQAMAELAGSIKGRMVISINDHPQIREVFAGLRLKEVPLRHTVGGQGGKQANELIYFNW; this comes from the coding sequence ATGTCTACACCGATTTTCCCGTGGATGGGCGGCAAGCGCCGCATGGCCAAACACATCCTTCCTGAGTTCCCCGACCATGAGTGCTACGTCGAGCCGTTTTGTGGTGGCGCGGCGCTTTTCTTCATGAAAGAGCCCAGCCGGGTTGAGGTGATCAACGACTTCGATGGTGAGGTGGTGAATCTGTACCGGGTGGTTGCCCATCACCTGGAGGAGCTGGTGCGCCATTTTAAATGGTCACTGGTTAGCCGGGTGATGTTCGACTGGGCCAATATGCAGATCCCGGTCACGTTGACTGATATCCAGCGGGCGGCGCGGTTCTTCTACCTGCAGCAGTCTTGCTTTGGGGCCAAGCCGACCGGGCGCACCTTCGGTACCGCCACTACGTCACCGCCCAAGCTGAACCTGCTGCGGATCGAGGAGAAACTCAGCGAGGCGCACCTGCGGTTGGCGCGTACAACCATCGAGCACCTGGACTGGAAAGAGTGCATCCGGCGCTATGACCGCGACCACACGCTGTTCTACCTAGACCCGCCTTATTGGGAGACAGCCGGTTATGCACCTGGTGCGTTCAACTTTGACCAGTACCAAGCCATGGCTGAGCTAGCCGGTTCGATCAAGGGCAGGATGGTTATCTCGATCAACGATCACCCGCAAATCCGCGAGGTGTTCGCCGGGCTTCGCCTCAAGGAGGTGCCGCTGCGGCACACGGTTGGAGGGCAGGGCGGTAAGCAGGCCAACGAGCTGATCTACTTCAACTGGTAG